Proteins encoded in a region of the Clostridium beijerinckii genome:
- the moaA gene encoding GTP 3',8-cyclase MoaA: MLDLYGRNIDYLRISITDKCNFRCKYCTPEERVDTLMNNEILTFDEIIKICKSASELGIEKIKVTGGEPLLRDDVTDLIKSIKELPLVKNVTLTTNGVFLYDKIHELKSSGIDSINVSLDTLIKDRFNDITRRDKFDEVIRGIKEAIKVGIKIKINSVPIKNFNFDEIANIAAISKDKNIDVRFIEMMPIGLGESFKGISSREILDILEKKYGKFHELKGDNGNGPALYYKNEQFKGHIGFISAVSSEFCEKCNRIRITADGFLKPCLCYGTGIDLKSLIKNGINEKELIDAIRKGILSKPEKHEFNKEKKSSNIEIKKMSQIGG, translated from the coding sequence TTGTTAGATTTATATGGACGTAATATAGATTATCTTAGGATATCTATAACTGATAAATGCAATTTTAGGTGTAAATATTGTACGCCAGAAGAAAGAGTTGACACTTTGATGAATAATGAGATTTTAACTTTTGATGAAATTATTAAAATCTGCAAAAGTGCCTCCGAATTAGGAATTGAAAAGATTAAAGTAACTGGTGGAGAACCGTTACTTAGAGATGATGTTACAGATTTAATAAAATCAATAAAGGAGCTACCGCTTGTAAAAAATGTTACATTAACTACAAATGGAGTATTTCTTTACGATAAAATTCATGAATTAAAAAGTTCAGGAATTGATAGCATAAATGTTAGTCTAGACACGTTAATAAAAGACAGATTCAACGATATAACTAGAAGAGATAAATTTGATGAAGTTATTAGAGGTATAAAAGAGGCTATAAAAGTAGGAATAAAAATAAAAATAAATAGTGTTCCAATTAAGAATTTTAATTTTGATGAAATAGCAAATATTGCAGCGATAAGTAAAGATAAAAATATAGATGTTAGATTCATTGAAATGATGCCTATTGGATTAGGAGAATCTTTTAAAGGAATATCAAGCAGAGAAATATTAGATATACTTGAGAAGAAGTATGGAAAATTCCATGAATTAAAAGGTGATAATGGAAATGGACCAGCGTTATATTATAAGAATGAACAATTTAAGGGGCATATAGGATTTATAAGTGCGGTAAGTAGCGAGTTTTGTGAAAAGTGTAATAGAATTAGAATTACCGCTGATGGTTTCTTGAAGCCATGCTTATGCTATGGTACTGGAATTGATCTAAAAAGTTTAATCAAAAATGGAATTAATGAAAAAGAATTAATAGATGCAATAAGAAAAGGCATATTAAGTAAACCAGAAAAGCATGAGTTTAACAAAGAAAAGAAATCTAGTAACATTGAAATAAAGAAAATGTCACAGATTGGAGGATAA
- the moaC gene encoding cyclic pyranopterin monophosphate synthase MoaC, translating into MNLTHFDNKGNAIMVDVTNKEVTERTAIAKGRIKVNKDVFEAIKNGTSKKGDVLGVARVAGIMAAKRTSELIPMCHVLMITKSSIDFEIFEERFEVEATCTVKVSGKTGVEMEALTGVSVALLTIYDMCKAMDKSMEINQVYLHKKTGGKSGDIENNR; encoded by the coding sequence ATGAATTTAACTCACTTTGATAATAAGGGAAATGCAATAATGGTAGATGTAACAAATAAGGAAGTGACAGAAAGAACAGCTATTGCGAAAGGAAGAATCAAAGTAAATAAAGATGTATTTGAAGCAATAAAAAATGGGACATCTAAAAAAGGAGATGTTTTAGGTGTTGCAAGAGTTGCGGGAATAATGGCAGCTAAAAGAACATCAGAGTTAATACCAATGTGTCACGTTCTAATGATTACAAAAAGTAGTATTGATTTTGAAATTTTTGAAGAAAGATTCGAAGTTGAAGCTACATGCACTGTTAAGGTAAGTGGCAAAACAGGAGTTGAAATGGAAGCATTAACAGGAGTATCTGTAGCACTTCTTACTATATATGATATGTGTAAGGCCATGGATAAGAGTATGGAAATAAATCAAGTTTATTTACATAAAAAAACAGGAGGGAAAAGTGGAGATATAGAAAACAATAGATAG
- the yqeC gene encoding selenium cofactor biosynthesis protein YqeC, whose translation MKILKYSNGKIGEQILLIEALKIDINKKNIISFVGGGGKTSSIYKLGEELKALGKKVIITTTTRMFMPESNTVITGKKEDIIRLLNDEDMITVGLLCDDKNEKFDYNKLKDRGSLESCEEHIPRKISGVSKEIAESFIEIADFVLVEADGAKGLPLKVPAEHEPVILTKSNLVIGVCGIDAVGKKIKEICHRSNLVSRFLNTDEEHIINAWDVAKILASTKGQRKDVRCSYKVIINKADTIMELENAKKISKELSDLGINETIITTFKDKL comes from the coding sequence ATGAAGATTTTAAAATATAGTAATGGAAAAATAGGAGAACAAATATTATTAATAGAGGCGTTAAAAATAGACATTAATAAGAAGAACATAATTTCATTTGTTGGAGGAGGAGGTAAAACAAGTTCAATATATAAATTAGGTGAAGAATTAAAAGCGTTAGGTAAGAAAGTTATTATAACTACTACCACTCGTATGTTTATGCCTGAGAGTAATACGGTTATTACGGGGAAAAAAGAGGACATTATTAGATTATTAAATGATGAAGATATGATTACAGTTGGGTTGTTATGTGACGATAAGAATGAAAAATTTGACTATAATAAATTGAAAGATAGGGGTAGTCTAGAGAGTTGTGAAGAACATATTCCACGAAAAATAAGTGGAGTATCAAAAGAAATAGCTGAGAGTTTTATAGAAATAGCTGATTTCGTACTAGTGGAGGCTGATGGAGCAAAAGGATTACCATTAAAGGTTCCAGCTGAGCATGAGCCTGTAATTTTAACAAAAAGTAATTTAGTTATAGGAGTATGTGGCATTGATGCAGTAGGAAAGAAAATTAAAGAAATATGCCATAGGTCAAATTTAGTTTCAAGATTTTTGAATACAGATGAAGAACATATCATTAATGCTTGGGATGTTGCGAAAATATTAGCAAGTACTAAAGGTCAAAGGAAAGATGTAAGATGTTCTTACAAAGTTATTATAAATAAAGCAGATACAATAATGGAGCTGGAGAATGCCAAGAAAATATCTAAGGAATTATCTGATTTAGGAATAAATGAAACAATAATAACAACATTTAAAGATAAATTATAA
- a CDS encoding double-cubane-cluster-containing anaerobic reductase, which translates to MELQKKLPEIFEEFAEGRRNAFIKAKELKDKDVPLIGVFCTYFPQEIALAMGAATVSLCATSDETIADAEQDLPRNLCPLIKSSYGFAKTDKCPFFFFSDLIVGETTCDGKKKMYEYLSDFKPVHVMELPNSQSESGLQLWRHEIIKLKSNLEEMFDVEISEDDIRKAIRIKNNERKALKKFYELGKKEPVAILGQDIFKVINGTTFSFDKEQIPKQMDELIEKIKSEYEMERKYESRPRILITGCPIGGAAEKVIKAIEDNGAYVVAFENCSVAKAVDELVDEENADVYDALSDKYLSIGCSCMSPNPNRIKLLNKMIDDYKIDAVIDIILTACHTYSVETLSIKRFVNNEKNIPYMSVETDFSINDIGQLNTRMAAFIEML; encoded by the coding sequence ATGGAATTACAAAAGAAATTACCTGAAATATTTGAAGAATTTGCTGAAGGAAGGAGAAATGCCTTTATTAAAGCTAAGGAGCTTAAGGATAAGGATGTACCACTAATAGGTGTGTTTTGTACTTACTTTCCACAAGAAATAGCATTAGCTATGGGGGCCGCTACTGTTTCATTATGTGCAACATCAGATGAAACTATTGCCGATGCTGAACAAGATCTCCCACGTAATTTATGTCCTTTAATTAAATCAAGCTATGGTTTTGCTAAAACCGATAAATGTCCATTCTTTTTCTTTTCAGATTTGATTGTTGGTGAGACAACTTGTGATGGGAAAAAGAAAATGTATGAATATCTTTCAGATTTTAAACCAGTACATGTTATGGAGCTTCCAAATTCTCAAAGTGAATCAGGACTTCAATTGTGGAGGCATGAAATTATAAAATTAAAGTCGAATTTAGAAGAAATGTTTGATGTGGAAATAAGTGAAGATGATATAAGAAAAGCCATCAGGATAAAAAATAACGAACGTAAAGCCTTAAAGAAGTTTTATGAATTAGGTAAAAAAGAACCGGTTGCAATACTTGGTCAAGATATATTTAAGGTTATAAATGGGACAACTTTTAGTTTTGATAAAGAACAAATTCCAAAACAAATGGATGAATTAATTGAAAAGATTAAATCTGAATATGAAATGGAAAGAAAATATGAATCTAGACCGCGTATATTAATTACTGGTTGTCCTATTGGTGGTGCAGCAGAAAAAGTTATTAAAGCGATTGAAGATAATGGAGCGTACGTAGTTGCTTTTGAAAATTGCAGTGTTGCGAAAGCAGTTGATGAGTTAGTAGATGAAGAAAATGCTGATGTTTACGATGCTCTTTCAGATAAATATTTATCAATTGGTTGTTCTTGTATGAGTCCTAATCCTAATAGAATTAAACTTCTTAATAAAATGATTGATGATTATAAAATAGATGCTGTAATTGATATAATATTAACAGCTTGTCATACGTATAGTGTAGAAACTTTATCAATTAAGAGATTTGTAAACAATGAAAAAAATATACCATATATGAGTGTTGAAACAGATTTTTCTATTAATGATATAGGACAATTAAATACAAGAATGGCGGCGTTTATAGAGATGCTTTAA
- a CDS encoding XdhC family protein produces the protein MKKIFYGNLVNVLHERGGINVVTIINGIYNGKDIVGQKLLKSENDIIIEDESLKDFWDFVLKTLDFTKGTCVVKLENNIELFIEYVVGKPHLVICGGGHIALPLCNIAKMLDFNVTIIDDRIEFANNERFPIADKVFCNDFNEAIEEIKPNKSTYFVIITRGHKDDRKCLEKILQNDFFYVGMIGSKSKVAFVINNMLESGYTKEQIDKVHTPIGLSLGGQTPAEIAVSIAGEIILEKNKKESSNIEDNILNEILNRKESMVLTTIIEKHGSSPRGVGAKMLVYENGEFIGTVGGGSVENAVYEQALDLVKCKKSLVEKYDLSNSAASKLGMACGGTIKVLFEFIDI, from the coding sequence ATGAAAAAAATTTTTTATGGTAATTTAGTCAATGTACTACATGAAAGAGGCGGAATCAATGTAGTTACTATAATTAACGGGATTTACAATGGGAAAGATATTGTGGGTCAGAAGCTTCTTAAAAGTGAGAATGACATTATTATAGAGGATGAGAGTTTAAAAGATTTTTGGGATTTTGTGTTGAAAACATTAGATTTTACTAAAGGAACTTGTGTAGTCAAATTAGAAAACAATATAGAATTGTTTATAGAGTATGTTGTAGGTAAACCTCATTTAGTTATTTGCGGTGGTGGACATATTGCATTACCTTTATGCAATATTGCTAAGATGCTAGATTTTAATGTGACTATTATAGATGATAGGATTGAATTTGCGAATAATGAAAGATTTCCAATAGCAGATAAAGTCTTTTGTAATGATTTCAATGAAGCAATAGAAGAAATAAAGCCTAATAAAAGTACTTACTTTGTGATTATTACTAGAGGACATAAAGATGATAGAAAATGTTTGGAAAAGATACTACAAAATGATTTCTTTTATGTTGGTATGATCGGAAGTAAAAGTAAAGTTGCTTTTGTTATCAATAATATGTTAGAAAGTGGATATACAAAGGAACAAATAGACAAAGTTCATACCCCAATTGGACTTAGTTTAGGAGGACAAACTCCGGCTGAAATAGCTGTAAGTATAGCTGGAGAAATAATTTTAGAGAAGAATAAAAAAGAAAGCAGCAATATAGAGGATAATATTTTAAATGAAATACTCAATAGAAAAGAATCTATGGTTCTTACGACAATAATTGAAAAACATGGGTCGTCTCCAAGAGGGGTTGGAGCTAAGATGCTTGTATATGAGAATGGAGAATTCATAGGGACCGTAGGTGGAGGAAGCGTAGAAAATGCAGTGTATGAACAAGCGTTAGATTTAGTTAAATGTAAAAAGTCATTAGTAGAGAAATATGATTTATCAAATTCAGCTGCTTCAAAACTTGGTATGGCTTGTGGAGGAACAATAAAAGTTTTATTTGAGTTTATTGATATATAA
- the selD gene encoding selenide, water dikinase SelD, whose protein sequence is MPGNVKLTSLTKTSGCAAKIGPGVLHNVLNSLPKFENPNLIVGFDTNDDACVYKINDNTVAIQTVDFFPPMVDDPYIFGQIAAANALSDIYAMGGNPATAMNLLCFPSCLDISIMHDILAGGYDKVKEAGAVIAGGHTIADPTPKYGLCVSGFAHPSDILSNSNAKTGDMLVLTKPLGIGIMNTAAKAELLNESKIKEVTWIMSTLNKYAKECTSKLDIHSCTDVTGFSLIGHSYEMASGSNKTIEIFSQSVPIIDGALDYAKMGIIPEGMYNNLDYLKDKFTLASKVAQELQDVLIDPQTSGGLLLSIPEKNVKEFLSRIEEFTPYARVIGQVIDKGDKSIVIK, encoded by the coding sequence TTGCCTGGAAATGTAAAACTTACTAGTTTAACTAAAACTTCAGGATGTGCTGCAAAAATAGGACCTGGTGTACTTCATAATGTCTTAAATAGTTTACCTAAGTTTGAAAATCCCAATTTGATTGTTGGATTTGATACTAATGACGATGCTTGTGTATATAAAATTAATGATAATACAGTAGCAATTCAAACAGTAGACTTTTTTCCACCAATGGTTGATGATCCATATATATTTGGTCAAATTGCAGCTGCTAATGCCCTTAGTGATATTTATGCAATGGGTGGAAATCCTGCAACGGCTATGAATTTACTTTGCTTTCCTTCTTGTTTAGATATATCAATCATGCATGATATACTTGCTGGCGGATATGACAAAGTTAAAGAGGCTGGTGCAGTAATTGCTGGTGGTCATACAATAGCGGACCCAACTCCTAAATATGGTCTTTGCGTAAGTGGATTTGCACATCCAAGTGATATTCTTTCAAATAGTAATGCTAAAACTGGAGATATGCTTGTGCTTACAAAACCCTTAGGTATTGGAATAATGAATACTGCTGCCAAAGCAGAATTATTGAATGAAAGTAAGATTAAAGAAGTTACATGGATAATGTCTACATTAAATAAGTATGCTAAAGAATGTACTTCTAAACTTGATATACATTCATGTACTGATGTAACTGGCTTTAGTTTAATCGGTCATAGTTATGAAATGGCAAGTGGCAGCAACAAAACAATAGAGATTTTTAGTCAGTCTGTACCTATTATAGATGGAGCGTTAGATTATGCCAAAATGGGAATTATACCTGAAGGGATGTACAATAATCTTGATTATTTAAAAGATAAATTCACTTTAGCTTCAAAAGTTGCACAGGAGCTGCAAGATGTGTTGATAGATCCACAAACATCAGGTGGATTGCTACTCTCAATTCCAGAAAAAAATGTTAAAGAATTTTTATCAAGAATTGAAGAGTTTACGCCATATGCGAGAGTTATTGGCCAAGTAATTGATAAAGGCGATAAATCTATAGTGATTAAGTAG
- a CDS encoding RidA family protein encodes MLEVTNTKKAPAAIGPYSQAIGFGNILFTSGQIPLDPSTGEVVGSNIEEQATQVMKNISAILEANDINFENVIKTTCFIANMSDFASFNEVYAKYFISNPARSCVAVKELPKGVLCEVEAIAFKNV; translated from the coding sequence ATGTTAGAAGTAACAAATACAAAAAAGGCACCAGCAGCAATTGGGCCATATTCTCAGGCAATAGGATTTGGAAATATATTATTTACATCAGGACAAATACCGTTAGATCCATCAACTGGTGAGGTTGTAGGAAGTAATATAGAAGAGCAGGCAACTCAGGTAATGAAAAATATATCAGCTATATTAGAAGCTAATGATATTAATTTTGAAAATGTAATTAAGACTACTTGTTTTATTGCAAATATGAGTGATTTTGCTAGCTTTAATGAAGTATATGCTAAGTATTTTATTAGTAATCCAGCACGTTCATGCGTTGCCGTAAAGGAGCTTCCTAAAGGAGTATTATGCGAGGTTGAAGCAATAGCTTTCAAAAATGTATAG
- the yedF gene encoding sulfurtransferase-like selenium metabolism protein YedF, with amino-acid sequence MNKVLDAKGKECPMPVIMAKKEIDSGNNSFVVEVDNDIAVQNLKKLANNQGFAVSVEEENSLFKVYFSKDLDKLSEVEVFNETSDKLEENKTEIGNWSVFIGKEIIGAGNEELGKSLIKMYLYTISESDNLPKSILFMNDGVKVPTLNHQAAEHLRDLETKGVEILVCGACLNFYGLEEKLKVGKVSNMYYITNCMKEASKVITL; translated from the coding sequence ATGAATAAAGTGCTTGATGCAAAAGGAAAAGAATGCCCAATGCCAGTAATAATGGCAAAGAAAGAGATAGATAGTGGAAATAATAGTTTTGTAGTTGAGGTAGACAACGATATTGCTGTGCAAAATCTTAAGAAATTAGCTAATAATCAAGGTTTTGCAGTATCAGTTGAAGAAGAGAATTCTTTATTTAAAGTATATTTCTCAAAAGATTTAGATAAGTTGAGTGAAGTTGAAGTGTTTAATGAAACATCTGACAAATTAGAAGAAAATAAAACGGAAATAGGCAACTGGTCAGTATTTATTGGAAAAGAAATTATTGGAGCAGGTAATGAAGAGCTTGGAAAGTCTCTAATAAAAATGTATCTTTATACAATTTCAGAGTCTGATAATTTACCAAAATCAATCTTGTTTATGAATGATGGTGTAAAGGTACCAACATTAAATCATCAAGCAGCAGAGCACTTAAGAGATTTAGAAACCAAAGGTGTTGAAATACTAGTTTGTGGCGCATGCCTGAACTTTTACGGGCTTGAAGAAAAGTTAAAGGTAGGAAAAGTAAGTAACATGTATTACATAACAAACTGCATGAAAGAGGCATCAAAGGTTATTACGCTTTAA
- a CDS encoding nucleotidyltransferase family protein translates to MKINLILLAAGNSSRFQGNKLLAIVSNKPMYMNVVEKVLGINFNKIILVTQYEEIVQDLLKQKIEVVMNKNSELGISHSIRLGIEEDMEADAYMFMVCDQPFISLRSIEILINRFIKSNKGMACLEYEDNLGNPTIFSKKYKNELLSLNGDVGGKSIMKKHLDDLERVRIMNEIELKDIDTREELKNFL, encoded by the coding sequence ATGAAGATAAATTTAATTTTACTAGCTGCAGGAAATAGTAGTAGATTTCAAGGAAATAAATTATTAGCTATAGTAAGCAATAAGCCTATGTACATGAATGTGGTAGAAAAAGTATTAGGAATAAATTTTAATAAGATAATTTTAGTTACCCAATATGAAGAAATAGTGCAAGATTTATTGAAGCAAAAAATTGAAGTTGTTATGAATAAGAATAGTGAACTTGGAATATCTCATTCTATAAGACTTGGAATTGAAGAAGATATGGAAGCTGATGCTTATATGTTTATGGTATGTGATCAGCCGTTTATATCATTGCGGAGTATTGAAATATTAATTAATAGATTTATAAAAAGTAATAAGGGAATGGCCTGTTTAGAATATGAGGACAACCTCGGAAATCCAACTATATTCTCTAAGAAATATAAAAATGAGCTACTAAGTTTAAATGGAGATGTTGGAGGTAAGTCCATTATGAAAAAACACCTTGATGATTTAGAGCGGGTTAGAATAATGAATGAAATTGAATTGAAAGATATCGATACTAGAGAAGAATTAAAGAATTTTTTATAA
- the yqeB gene encoding selenium-dependent molybdenum cofactor biosynthesis protein YqeB gives MIVLIKGAGDIATGVAHRLKRCGLDIVMTEISEPTTVRRTVAFSQAVYDNTVEVEGIKAILVSKMEETNKVIKEGNIPVLVDEKAKIIKDLNPDVVVDAIIAKENLGTRINDAPIVIALGPGFTAGFDCHCVVETQRGHYLGKAIYSGSAIPNTGVPGDIGGYTSERIIRAISDGKIFPVYKIGDYVEKGDIVAYVNRIPIFAEISGIVRGMLQKDVNVFKGMKSGDIDPRCEKNHCFTISDKARSIGGGVLEAILYLKSML, from the coding sequence ATGATTGTATTAATAAAAGGTGCTGGAGATATAGCAACAGGGGTAGCTCATAGATTGAAAAGATGTGGATTAGACATAGTTATGACAGAGATTTCAGAACCTACTACAGTCAGAAGAACAGTAGCATTTTCACAAGCCGTATATGATAATACTGTAGAAGTTGAAGGGATAAAAGCAATCCTTGTCTCTAAAATGGAAGAAACCAACAAGGTTATTAAGGAAGGGAATATTCCTGTATTAGTAGATGAAAAAGCAAAAATTATAAAGGATCTTAATCCAGATGTAGTAGTGGATGCTATAATTGCGAAAGAAAATTTAGGAACAAGGATTAATGATGCTCCGATTGTTATTGCCCTCGGACCAGGATTTACAGCTGGTTTTGATTGTCACTGTGTTGTTGAGACTCAAAGAGGTCATTATTTAGGAAAGGCAATATATAGCGGAAGTGCTATTCCTAATACTGGTGTACCAGGAGATATTGGAGGATATACTAGTGAAAGAATAATTAGAGCTATAAGTGATGGAAAGATATTTCCGGTATATAAAATAGGAGACTATGTGGAAAAAGGTGATATTGTAGCTTATGTAAATAGAATTCCAATATTTGCGGAAATAAGCGGGATAGTTCGTGGAATGCTTCAAAAGGATGTTAATGTATTTAAAGGAATGAAAAGTGGAGATATTGATCCTAGGTGTGAAAAAAATCATTGTTTTACAATTTCAGATAAAGCCAGATCTATTGGGGGAGGCGTACTGGAAGCAATTTTATATTTAAAATCCATGTTATAG
- a CDS encoding acyl-CoA dehydratase activase, producing the protein MGKYTLGIDSGSTTTKGVLFDGKTIVKTMIIKTSAKPKDSIRKVYDELYSKNVKYTITTGYGRGLLEEADKTITEITCHAQGAVFLNPTIRGVIDIGGQDSKVILLDNSLNVVDFLMNDKCAAGTGRFVDVMMRILEEDMKNIDDFVRDRNPVSISSMCTVFAESEIISLLAKDIHRGDIALGIIHSISKRTANFAQKLNLQGDIFFSGGLALSETFRTTLESYLNKKVITNELCQYAGAIGAAAIGYKKIK; encoded by the coding sequence ATGGGCAAATATACTTTAGGAATTGATTCTGGTTCCACAACTACAAAAGGTGTATTATTTGATGGCAAAACAATTGTTAAGACTATGATTATAAAGACATCTGCAAAACCAAAAGATAGCATTCGTAAAGTCTATGATGAACTCTATTCTAAGAATGTGAAATATACTATAACTACCGGGTATGGTAGAGGTTTATTAGAGGAAGCAGATAAAACCATCACTGAAATAACTTGTCATGCGCAAGGTGCAGTATTTCTTAATCCTACTATTAGAGGAGTTATAGATATAGGAGGGCAGGACTCTAAAGTTATTTTATTAGATAACTCATTAAATGTTGTGGATTTTTTAATGAATGATAAATGTGCTGCTGGGACGGGGAGATTTGTTGACGTTATGATGAGAATTTTAGAAGAAGATATGAAGAATATCGATGATTTTGTAAGAGATAGAAATCCAGTAAGTATATCTAGCATGTGTACTGTTTTTGCTGAAAGTGAAATTATTAGTCTTCTTGCAAAAGATATTCATAGAGGTGATATTGCCCTTGGAATAATTCATTCAATTTCCAAAAGAACAGCTAACTTTGCACAAAAATTAAATTTGCAAGGAGACATATTTTTTAGCGGAGGATTAGCATTATCGGAAACATTTAGAACAACTCTTGAAAGTTATCTTAACAAAAAAGTGATAACTAATGAGTTGTGTCAATATGCAGGTGCAATTGGAGCGGCTGCAATTGGATATAAAAAAATTAAATGA
- a CDS encoding MOSC domain-containing protein → MGKVVAVCISEKRGTQKKNIQERNFIENFGIESDAHAGNWHRQVSLLSYEKIEEFNNKGANVIDGAFGENLVVEGIEFIKLPIGSILRCNDVVLEITQIGKECHNHCEIYKKMGDCIMPRNGVFAKVIVGGKIRCGDEMKVV, encoded by the coding sequence ATGGGGAAAGTAGTAGCTGTATGTATTAGTGAAAAACGTGGCACACAAAAGAAGAATATTCAAGAGAGAAATTTTATAGAAAACTTTGGAATAGAAAGTGATGCTCATGCTGGAAATTGGCATCGGCAAGTAAGCTTATTGTCTTATGAAAAAATAGAAGAATTTAATAATAAGGGGGCCAACGTAATAGATGGGGCCTTTGGTGAAAATCTTGTGGTAGAAGGAATTGAATTTATTAAGCTGCCTATTGGATCAATATTAAGATGCAACGATGTTGTTTTAGAAATTACTCAAATAGGGAAAGAGTGTCACAATCACTGCGAGATTTATAAGAAAATGGGAGACTGTATTATGCCTAGAAATGGTGTGTTTGCAAAAGTTATTGTTGGAGGAAAAATAAGATGTGGAGATGAGATGAAGGTTGTATAG
- a CDS encoding molybdopterin-binding protein, which translates to MKMIKTIEAVGHVLCHDITRIIKDVTKDIAFKKGHIIREEDVPILLSLGKDNIYIWEKSEDMLHENEAADILFNICKGKNISGSDVREGKVDLIADVDGLLRVDVDRLNMVNSLGEMMIATRHNNFSVKKGDKLAGTRIIPLIIEKEKMDEAIKIGRNEPLLNIIKFKRKKVGIVTTGNEVHYGRIKDSFGPVIIEKLSEYDVEILGQEIVNDDLRNIGKAINKFIEKGADMIVCTGGMSVDPDDLTPSAIKNTGAEIISYGAPVLPGAMFLLSYYKDNIPIIGLPGCVMYSKRTIFDLVLPRIMADIKLSSKDLALMGHGGLCLSCDICTYPNCGFGKGI; encoded by the coding sequence ATGAAGATGATAAAAACTATAGAGGCTGTTGGGCATGTTTTATGTCATGATATTACTAGGATAATAAAAGATGTAACTAAAGATATTGCTTTTAAAAAAGGGCATATCATTAGGGAAGAAGATGTACCAATATTGCTTTCACTAGGTAAGGATAATATTTATATATGGGAAAAAAGTGAAGATATGCTTCATGAAAATGAAGCAGCAGATATTTTATTCAACATCTGTAAAGGAAAGAACATAAGTGGAAGTGATGTTAGGGAAGGAAAAGTTGATCTTATAGCAGACGTTGATGGACTTCTACGGGTTGATGTGGATAGATTAAATATGGTTAATTCATTAGGCGAAATGATGATAGCCACACGTCATAATAATTTTTCGGTTAAAAAAGGAGATAAATTAGCTGGAACTAGAATTATTCCATTAATTATAGAAAAAGAAAAGATGGATGAAGCTATAAAAATAGGAAGAAATGAGCCGCTGCTCAATATTATAAAGTTTAAGCGTAAGAAAGTTGGAATTGTTACAACAGGGAATGAAGTGCATTATGGACGAATTAAGGATTCTTTTGGGCCTGTTATAATAGAAAAATTATCAGAATATGATGTTGAGATTTTAGGACAAGAGATTGTCAATGATGATCTTCGAAATATTGGTAAAGCCATAAACAAATTTATAGAAAAAGGTGCAGATATGATAGTTTGTACAGGAGGTATGAGCGTGGATCCTGATGATCTAACACCAAGTGCAATAAAAAATACAGGAGCTGAAATTATATCATATGGAGCACCTGTGTTGCCAGGAGCAATGTTCCTATTGTCATATTATAAAGATAATATTCCTATAATTGGACTACCAGGTTGTGTAATGTATTCTAAGCGAACTATCTTTGATTTAGTACTACCAAGAATAATGGCAGATATAAAGTTAAGTAGTAAGGATTTAGCTTTAATGGGTCATGGCGGTTTGTGCTTATCATGTGATATATGTACTTATCCTAATTGTGGATTCGGAAAGGGAATATAA